The Streptomyces lienomycini sequence TTGCCCTTGGAGCGCAGGTAGCGGTACCCGGCGTCACGGCCGGTGAAGTCGACCAGTTCGGGGCGGCGCATGGTCCAGTCTTCGTAGAGCAGGCCCTCCGCGCCGAGGAGTTCGACCTCCAGGCCGCTGATCTCCTGGTTGAGGCGGGCGAAGTTCAGCTTCATGCCGGCGCCCTCGGGTCCGGGCTGGCCCGCCACCAGTTGCTGGCGCAGGCGGACGCCGGTGAGGCGGGCCACCTCGGCCTCGACCCACAGGCCGAGCAGCCGCTGGTGCAGGTCGTGGGTGCGCAGTTCGGGGCGTTCCCGCCAGGTTCCGGCGACCTTGCCGATCATGCCGCCCTCGCGGGGGATCGCGGTGCCGCCGATGGCCACCCGCTCGTTGTTGAGCGTGGTCTGCGCGACCCGCCAGCCGTCGCCGACCTCGCCGAGGCGGTGGGAGTCGGGGATGCGGACGTCGGTGAGGAAGACCTCGTTGAACTCGGCCTCACCGGTGATCTGGCGCAGCGGCCGGACCTCGACGCCGGGATCGGTCATGTCGCACACGAAGTACGTGATGCCCCGGTGCTTGGGCACGTCCGGGTCGGTGCGGGCGATGAGGATGGCCCAGCGGGCGAGGTGCGCGCTGGAGGTCCACACCTTCTGTCCGCCCACGACCCAGTCCTCGCCGTCCCGCACCGCGCGGGTGCCGAGGGCGGCCAGGTCGGATCCGGCGCCGGGCTCGCTGAAGAGCTGGCACCAGACCTCCTCGCCGGTCCACAGCGGGCGCAGCAGCCGGCGCTTCTGCGCGTCGGTGCCGTACTGGAGGATGGTCGGGGCGGCCATGCCGAGGCCGATGCCGATGCGCCGGGGGTCGTTGTCGGGGGCTTCGGCGGCCGCCAACTCGGCGTCCACGACGCTCTGGAGGGAGCGGGGGGCGCCGAGCCCGCCGAGACCCTGCGGGTAGTGCACCCAGGCGAGTCCGGCGTCGAAGCGGGCCCGCAGGAAGTCCGGGCGGTCCGTGGTG is a genomic window containing:
- a CDS encoding acyl-CoA dehydrogenase family protein; the encoded protein is MTDAAELRRRTRELLDTHPPATTDRPDFLRARFDAGLAWVHYPQGLGGLGAPRSLQSVVDAELAAAEAPDNDPRRIGIGLGMAAPTILQYGTDAQKRRLLRPLWTGEEVWCQLFSEPGAGSDLAALGTRAVRDGEDWVVGGQKVWTSSAHLARWAILIARTDPDVPKHRGITYFVCDMTDPGVEVRPLRQITGEAEFNEVFLTDVRIPDSHRLGEVGDGWRVAQTTLNNERVAIGGTAIPREGGMIGKVAGTWRERPELRTHDLHQRLLGLWVEAEVARLTGVRLRQQLVAGQPGPEGAGMKLNFARLNQEISGLEVELLGAEGLLYEDWTMRRPELVDFTGRDAGYRYLRSKGNSIEGGTSEVLLNIVAERVLGLPPEPRTDKDVAWKDLAR